One window of Macrococcus sp. 19Msa1099 genomic DNA carries:
- a CDS encoding endonuclease MutS2 — MNKKALNILEYNKIIERVDAFTQNELSSQKVRMTQPISDKAEIDSMLAHLEEARLIEMTQTEPGMSMLSDIQSLVRRAVIGSVLSVVELNKIKNNIKVVNRYKTYIANLYEERELEIPVTYHKFQKLPQVTELAESIQSKCDETTLFDHASPKLSEIRQEMNRINRRIKERLESIVRSSNNQKKLSDAIVTIRNGRQVIPVRSEYKQDFPGIVHDTSSSGQTFYIEPNSIVQLSTELSAVTHREQEEVERILYELMNEVAEYDNALTYSMDVLSDLDVLMAKAKYGNRNKMVMPNVVKARTVDLPGAWHPLLPAHTVVKNNISFIGDTQTVIITGPNTGGKTVTLKTTGLIILMTQSGMMIPAAEGAAISIFDEVFCDIGDEQSIEQSLSTFSSHMTNIVSILTDMTSNSFVMFDELGAGTDPSEGAALAMSILDKCLEQNIMTMATTHYPELKAYSYNRDRVMNASVEFDIETLSPTYRLLMGVPGKSNAFDIAKKLGLSPSIIKHARQMIQMDDVEIDNMIKSLESNAKQMEDDRIFTEQLKLEVQSLHSDLKKNFDSYLAQKENLIERAKQDANKIVKDAEKEADELLKTLRNLKSNADIKENELIEKRSKLGKMYHETKIKADKKSTKNEVIEKGDHVKVLSYGQKGVILDVDGKEAIVQMGIIKMKLPLDELEKEAPPKEDKIRVVPRSNRQTIKMELDLRGERYEDALIKLEQYLDQALLSNYEQVTIIHGKGTGALQKGVQQYLRRSKAVSSFRGGTPSEGGFGVTVAELK; from the coding sequence ATGAATAAAAAAGCATTAAATATATTAGAATATAACAAAATTATTGAGCGTGTTGACGCATTTACTCAAAATGAACTTTCAAGCCAAAAAGTGAGGATGACACAACCTATCAGCGACAAAGCTGAAATAGATAGCATGCTTGCACATCTTGAAGAAGCACGTCTAATAGAAATGACACAAACAGAACCTGGCATGAGTATGCTGAGCGATATTCAGTCGCTCGTACGCCGTGCAGTAATCGGATCAGTACTTTCGGTTGTTGAATTAAATAAAATTAAGAACAATATTAAAGTCGTCAATCGTTATAAAACATATATCGCGAACTTATATGAAGAGCGTGAACTGGAAATTCCGGTGACATATCATAAGTTCCAAAAGTTACCTCAAGTGACGGAACTTGCTGAAAGTATACAGTCTAAGTGTGATGAAACGACATTGTTTGACCATGCGTCTCCAAAACTCTCGGAGATACGTCAAGAGATGAACCGTATCAACCGTCGTATAAAAGAGCGATTAGAAAGCATCGTTCGCAGCTCGAATAACCAGAAGAAGTTATCAGATGCGATTGTGACGATTCGTAATGGACGACAAGTAATTCCGGTGCGCAGTGAATATAAACAGGATTTTCCTGGTATCGTTCATGATACATCGAGTAGCGGCCAGACATTTTACATTGAACCTAACAGTATTGTACAGTTATCAACAGAACTGAGTGCAGTAACGCATCGTGAACAAGAAGAAGTTGAGCGTATTCTGTATGAACTGATGAATGAAGTCGCAGAATATGATAATGCACTGACATATTCGATGGATGTGTTATCTGATTTAGACGTACTTATGGCTAAAGCGAAATATGGAAACCGTAACAAGATGGTCATGCCGAATGTTGTAAAAGCACGTACTGTAGATTTACCAGGGGCATGGCATCCATTATTACCAGCTCATACGGTCGTAAAAAATAATATTAGTTTTATCGGTGACACACAGACCGTCATCATTACTGGACCAAATACAGGTGGTAAGACAGTAACATTAAAAACAACTGGGCTGATTATCTTGATGACACAAAGTGGTATGATGATACCTGCTGCTGAAGGTGCAGCGATCAGTATCTTTGATGAAGTATTCTGTGATATCGGAGATGAACAGTCAATTGAGCAGTCACTGTCAACGTTCTCAAGCCATATGACAAATATTGTATCGATATTAACAGATATGACAAGTAACAGTTTCGTTATGTTTGATGAACTTGGTGCAGGAACAGATCCGAGTGAAGGTGCAGCACTGGCGATGAGTATATTAGATAAGTGTCTCGAGCAGAACATTATGACGATGGCGACAACGCATTATCCAGAACTCAAAGCTTATAGTTATAATCGTGATCGTGTTATGAATGCGAGCGTGGAGTTTGACATTGAAACATTAAGTCCAACTTATCGCTTGCTGATGGGAGTACCAGGTAAAAGTAATGCGTTTGATATCGCGAAGAAGTTAGGACTGAGTCCTTCGATCATAAAGCATGCACGACAAATGATTCAAATGGATGATGTTGAGATAGATAATATGATCAAAAGCTTAGAAAGTAATGCAAAGCAGATGGAAGATGATCGCATCTTCACAGAACAGCTGAAGTTAGAAGTTCAGTCATTGCATAGTGACTTAAAGAAGAACTTTGATAGTTATTTAGCACAAAAAGAAAACTTAATTGAACGTGCGAAACAAGATGCGAATAAGATTGTTAAAGATGCTGAAAAAGAAGCGGATGAACTATTAAAAACATTACGTAACTTAAAATCAAATGCAGATATAAAAGAAAACGAATTGATTGAAAAACGTTCAAAACTCGGTAAAATGTATCATGAAACAAAGATTAAAGCAGATAAAAAATCAACGAAGAATGAAGTGATAGAAAAAGGTGACCACGTAAAAGTGTTAAGCTACGGTCAAAAAGGAGTCATTCTTGACGTAGATGGCAAGGAAGCAATTGTACAGATGGGAATTATCAAGATGAAATTACCGCTTGATGAACTCGAAAAAGAAGCACCGCCTAAAGAGGATAAGATTCGTGTAGTACCGCGAAGTAATCGTCAGACAATTAAGATGGAACTGGACCTGCGCGGTGAACGCTATGAAGATGCACTAATAAAACTAGAGCAATATCTGGATCAGGCGCTTCTCAGTAATTATGAACAGGTGACAATCATTCACGGTAAAGGGACCGGTGCCCTTCAAAAAGGAGTGCAACAATATTTAAGACGTTCAAAAGCTGTATCAAGTTTCCGTGGAGGTACACCTTCAGAAGGTGGATTTGGCGTTACAGTTGCTGAACTGAAGTAA
- the polX gene encoding DNA polymerase/3'-5' exonuclease PolX: MTKKDYIKQLERIATLLELSAENPFKVSAYRKAAANLETFEDDINAVSDFTQIKGIGKGVAEVLEDIRAHHESSLLKTLKEQVPEGFIQMLKIRNLGAKKIVKINDALGITTVDELKAACLNNEISALAGFGKKSEENILSGIEEMLTMTEKLSIYQVHQFTQMIDAALAQIEEINRFSVAGSFRRRNEFSKDIDYIVETSDRETVKAQLTALPFIKKVELAGDEKVTIQAEREDLITTVDFRFTDSDGYAHMLQHFTGSKEHNIRIRQLAKERNEKISEYGITTDDGNLIQMQSEAEIYQHFDQTFIPPEMRQDGSEFEFKEFGEIIQPEDIRGDIHMHTTYSDGAHTLEQMIEACIAKGYEYMMITDHSKSLHVANGLSEERLLEQHARIKALNEQYSEIDIYSGVEMDILADGEMDYSNDVLAQLDYCIGAIHQSLNQSEDEIMKRLINACNNPYVRHIAHPTGRLIGRRNGYHVNMSKLIETAQKTNTILEINAHPMRLDLSSDVLKQYSDIKLVINTDAHAIDQLDLMKYGVSTAIKGYVKKEQVINTLPREAFKSWIQNGK, from the coding sequence ATTACAAAAAAAGATTATATAAAGCAGTTAGAACGTATTGCGACATTACTTGAACTTTCAGCTGAGAATCCATTCAAAGTTTCTGCATATCGTAAAGCAGCAGCGAATCTAGAGACATTCGAAGACGACATCAACGCAGTATCTGATTTCACACAAATTAAAGGCATCGGTAAAGGTGTTGCTGAAGTGCTGGAAGATATTAGAGCTCATCATGAATCATCGCTACTTAAAACGTTAAAGGAACAAGTTCCTGAAGGATTTATACAGATGCTGAAGATTCGTAATCTAGGTGCTAAAAAGATTGTGAAGATTAATGATGCTCTTGGAATTACAACTGTCGATGAATTAAAAGCGGCGTGTCTGAATAATGAAATCAGTGCCCTTGCGGGATTTGGTAAAAAGTCTGAAGAGAATATACTGTCAGGTATAGAAGAAATGTTAACGATGACAGAGAAACTCAGTATTTATCAAGTGCATCAGTTTACGCAGATGATTGATGCAGCGCTCGCTCAAATTGAGGAAATCAACCGTTTCAGTGTAGCTGGCAGCTTTAGACGCCGCAATGAATTTTCGAAGGATATTGACTATATTGTTGAAACAAGTGATCGTGAAACTGTAAAAGCACAGTTAACAGCACTACCTTTTATCAAGAAAGTTGAACTTGCTGGTGATGAGAAAGTTACGATACAGGCTGAAAGAGAAGATTTAATTACGACGGTTGATTTCAGGTTTACAGATTCCGACGGCTATGCGCATATGTTACAGCATTTCACTGGGAGTAAGGAACATAACATTAGAATTCGTCAGCTTGCAAAAGAAAGAAATGAGAAGATAAGTGAATATGGCATTACAACTGATGATGGAAATCTGATTCAGATGCAATCAGAAGCTGAAATTTATCAACATTTTGATCAAACATTTATTCCTCCTGAAATGCGCCAGGACGGTTCCGAATTTGAATTTAAAGAATTTGGTGAGATTATTCAGCCTGAAGACATTCGTGGTGATATACATATGCATACTACATATAGTGATGGTGCGCATACGTTAGAACAGATGATCGAAGCATGTATCGCTAAAGGATACGAATATATGATGATTACGGATCACTCGAAAAGTTTACATGTCGCAAATGGATTGTCAGAAGAACGTTTGTTAGAACAGCATGCACGTATTAAAGCCTTGAATGAACAATATTCAGAAATTGATATTTATTCAGGCGTTGAGATGGATATACTAGCAGATGGTGAAATGGATTACAGCAATGATGTACTAGCACAGCTTGACTATTGTATCGGTGCTATTCATCAGTCGTTGAATCAAAGTGAAGATGAGATTATGAAACGCCTGATCAATGCCTGTAACAACCCATACGTCAGACATATTGCTCATCCAACGGGCAGGTTGATTGGTCGCCGTAATGGTTATCATGTAAACATGTCAAAGCTCATCGAAACTGCACAGAAGACAAATACCATCCTTGAAATTAACGCGCATCCGATGCGTCTTGACTTATCGAGTGACGTATTAAAGCAATACTCAGATATTAAACTTGTGATCAATACAGACGCGCATGCAATCGATCAGCTTGATTTAATGAAATATGGTGTGAGTACAGCAATAAAAGGCTATGTGAAAAAAGAACAGGTAATAAATACTTTGCCACGTGAAGCCTTTAAATCTTGGATACAGAATGGGAAGTAA
- a CDS encoding CvpA family protein — translation MINILLIFFLCLGTIIGFRRGLILQSLHLIGTLGSFIIAQLFYKDLAQKLVLMIPFPSTEGNYESKFLNMITNEMTFYNVVSFVILFLLSKVILQFIATVFDYIAQLPLLKQFNRLFGAILGFIESHLLIFIVLFLLSMIPITAIQTKLEGSIIANLIANHTPVLSNFAKHLFEYAGFII, via the coding sequence ATGATTAATATTTTATTGATATTCTTTTTGTGTCTAGGAACGATTATCGGTTTTAGAAGAGGATTGATCTTACAATCACTACATTTGATCGGTACACTCGGATCGTTCATTATTGCACAGCTATTTTATAAGGACCTGGCACAAAAGCTCGTGCTTATGATTCCGTTTCCATCGACAGAAGGAAATTATGAGTCGAAGTTTTTGAATATGATCACTAATGAAATGACATTTTATAACGTTGTAAGTTTTGTAATATTATTTTTATTGAGTAAGGTAATCCTTCAATTTATTGCAACTGTTTTTGATTATATTGCACAGTTACCATTACTGAAACAGTTCAATCGTTTGTTTGGAGCGATATTAGGATTTATTGAGTCGCATCTTCTCATATTTATCGTGCTATTTCTATTGTCAATGATTCCGATAACAGCAATACAAACGAAATTAGAAGGAAGCATTATTGCAAATTTAATTGCGAACCATACCCCGGTATTAAGTAATTTTGCGAAACATCTGTTTGAATATGCAGGGTTTATCATTTAA
- the zapA gene encoding cell division protein ZapA — translation MGEFKNRITVNIYDQFYTILGEEEPSHIRHVASLVDERIREIAKYNAGLDTSRKAVLAAVNVMDDYVKLKKEHDLLLDKLNRLEGNNSHD, via the coding sequence ATGGGAGAGTTTAAGAATCGTATTACTGTAAACATATATGATCAGTTCTATACTATTCTCGGCGAAGAAGAGCCGAGCCATATCCGTCACGTTGCGAGTCTTGTTGATGAACGTATTCGGGAGATTGCGAAGTACAATGCAGGTCTCGACACTTCACGAAAGGCTGTGCTTGCAGCAGTTAACGTGATGGATGATTATGTGAAACTAAAGAAAGAACACGATTTACTGTTAGATAAGTTGAATCGTCTAGAGGGTAATAACAGTCATGATTAA
- the rnhC gene encoding ribonuclease HIII — MSNKVYLLNAEQAKRIEDILPVPSTTSLPQGTKYRTKLSGHTVTLYNSNKLMIQGSNSEVIGEQILSKAGIQLTQQLPDSNSTSKHNVSIESIQYDHFNCIGSDEAGSGDYFGPMTVVASYVSKKNAEILKVLGVMDSKNLKDRQIIELAEQIIPIIPHSLLVLDNIKYNERKQMGWSQVKMKAVLHNEAIKNVLNKIDEPVDYIVIDQFAVQGVYENYALSAIPERNKTKFETKGESKAIAIAASSIIARYAFVKHFEQIIKETGISITKGAGAKVDAEAAKIIKLRGLDYLDTITKKDFKNREKALKLIKK; from the coding sequence ATGAGCAATAAAGTATACCTATTAAATGCTGAACAAGCAAAAAGAATAGAAGATATATTACCTGTACCCAGTACTACAAGCCTTCCACAAGGTACAAAATATCGAACAAAACTATCCGGTCATACAGTAACACTCTACAACTCCAATAAGTTGATGATTCAAGGTTCAAATAGTGAAGTAATCGGTGAACAAATTCTTTCTAAAGCTGGTATTCAACTCACTCAGCAACTTCCAGACAGTAATTCTACCTCTAAGCATAACGTATCCATTGAAAGTATCCAGTATGATCATTTCAACTGTATCGGTAGCGATGAAGCAGGTTCTGGGGATTACTTCGGACCGATGACCGTTGTCGCGAGCTATGTATCAAAGAAAAATGCTGAAATTCTGAAAGTGCTTGGTGTCATGGACTCTAAGAATCTCAAAGACAGACAAATTATAGAACTTGCAGAACAAATCATCCCGATAATCCCACATTCACTACTCGTCCTAGATAACATCAAATATAATGAACGTAAACAGATGGGCTGGTCACAAGTTAAGATGAAGGCGGTGCTGCATAATGAAGCGATTAAAAACGTGCTGAACAAAATAGATGAACCTGTGGATTACATTGTAATCGACCAGTTTGCAGTTCAAGGTGTATATGAAAATTATGCACTCAGCGCAATACCTGAGCGCAATAAAACTAAGTTCGAAACGAAAGGCGAATCCAAAGCGATTGCCATCGCCGCAAGCTCCATTATTGCAAGATATGCGTTTGTAAAACATTTCGAACAAATAATTAAAGAAACCGGCATCTCAATCACAAAAGGAGCAGGCGCTAAAGTAGATGCTGAAGCTGCAAAAATTATTAAACTTAGAGGCCTTGATTATTTAGATACGATAACGAAAAAAGACTTTAAAAACAGAGAAAAAGCATTGAAGCTCATAAAAAAATAA
- the pheT gene encoding phenylalanine--tRNA ligase subunit beta: MLVSKEWLDEYVKVDVSVEALAEKITRSGIEIEEIIDYTKDIKNLVVGHVESIEKHPDADKLNVCQVNVGEEVKQIVCGAPNVAAGQTVIVCLPGGRLPGGVKIKKAKLRGVESNGMICSLGELGISSNLIPEAYEKGIYVFEEAIAPGTDALAALSLDDAVMEFGLTPNRSDCMSMIGSAFETSALYEEPLKLPATHINETSEQVSDLISIEIEEATLSPYYAARIVKNVKIGPSPAHIQGRLIKAGIRPINNVVDVSNYVMLEYGQPLHMFDYDKIGSTTIKVRPATDGEKMTTLDDKERTLTAEDIVITNGTTPVALAGVMGGDFSEVTDSTVNVLIESAMFAPLNIRKTANRLNLRSESSSRFEKGVAAEFVLDALDRAAYLLQENAQGEVLSGVASAGALPEFTTNVQITTDDINRLIGFDISNTEIKNIFERLGFETKIDGDSFNVIVPSRRGDITIKEDLVEEVARIYGYDALPATLPETKTNKQVGLTDYQAKRRAVKALLQGLGLNQAITYALVSNEKSKQFALKEAETTALLMPMSEDHAVLRQSLLPHLIDVVSYNNARQMKDVAFYEIGNTFFKQEDLLPSEEEHVAGIITGLVTPTMHQGKKEQVDFFHVKGIVEALSERLGLVFRYVRSDEPMLHPGRSADIYVNETKIGIIGQLHPTVEKANDLKETYVFELDLKVLLSIQQGQIIYNMIPKFPGTSRDIALEVERKQDTGELIAEILKVDSKYLKSAEVFDVYEGEHIAQDKKSVAIRMEFLNPEQTLTDEEIKPIYDAVIERLESIGAKLRG; the protein is encoded by the coding sequence ATGTTAGTAAGTAAAGAATGGTTAGATGAATATGTAAAAGTTGATGTTTCGGTAGAAGCGCTTGCTGAGAAGATTACAAGAAGCGGAATTGAGATTGAAGAAATTATCGATTATACAAAAGATATTAAGAACTTAGTGGTTGGACATGTAGAATCGATCGAGAAGCATCCTGATGCAGATAAATTAAATGTCTGCCAGGTGAATGTTGGCGAAGAAGTGAAACAAATTGTCTGTGGTGCACCGAACGTCGCAGCTGGTCAGACAGTAATCGTCTGCTTACCTGGTGGACGTCTGCCTGGTGGTGTTAAGATAAAAAAAGCGAAACTACGCGGAGTAGAATCTAACGGTATGATTTGTTCGTTAGGTGAACTAGGTATCTCTTCAAACTTGATTCCAGAAGCGTACGAAAAAGGGATATACGTATTTGAAGAAGCTATCGCGCCAGGTACAGATGCACTTGCTGCATTATCGCTAGATGATGCCGTGATGGAATTCGGTCTAACACCTAATCGAAGCGACTGTATGAGCATGATTGGTTCTGCATTTGAGACAAGTGCATTATATGAAGAACCATTGAAGCTACCTGCAACGCATATTAATGAAACGAGTGAACAAGTATCAGACTTAATCAGTATTGAAATTGAAGAAGCGACGTTATCACCGTATTATGCTGCACGTATCGTGAAGAACGTAAAGATCGGACCTTCACCTGCACATATTCAAGGCCGCTTAATTAAAGCGGGTATCCGCCCGATTAATAACGTTGTTGACGTATCGAATTACGTTATGCTGGAATATGGACAGCCGCTGCATATGTTTGACTATGATAAGATTGGCAGCACAACGATTAAAGTTCGTCCAGCAACTGATGGCGAAAAGATGACAACATTAGACGATAAAGAGCGCACATTAACTGCAGAAGATATCGTGATTACAAACGGTACAACACCAGTAGCGCTTGCTGGGGTGATGGGAGGAGATTTCTCTGAAGTAACGGATAGTACAGTGAATGTACTGATTGAGTCTGCGATGTTTGCGCCGCTAAACATACGTAAAACTGCGAACCGTCTGAACTTGCGCTCTGAATCATCAAGTCGCTTTGAAAAAGGTGTTGCAGCAGAATTTGTACTTGATGCATTAGACCGTGCAGCGTATCTCCTGCAGGAAAATGCGCAAGGAGAAGTATTAAGTGGTGTTGCTTCAGCTGGAGCATTACCAGAGTTTACAACGAACGTTCAAATTACAACGGATGATATTAATCGATTGATTGGATTTGATATCTCTAATACAGAAATTAAAAACATATTCGAACGTCTTGGCTTTGAAACGAAGATAGATGGTGATTCATTCAACGTCATCGTACCATCTCGTCGTGGTGACATTACTATTAAAGAAGATTTAGTCGAAGAAGTTGCGCGTATTTATGGTTATGATGCACTACCTGCGACATTACCAGAAACGAAGACGAACAAACAAGTAGGACTGACTGATTATCAGGCGAAACGTCGTGCAGTGAAGGCGTTGCTTCAAGGGTTAGGATTAAATCAGGCAATCACCTATGCACTTGTCTCAAATGAAAAATCGAAACAGTTCGCACTAAAAGAAGCTGAAACGACAGCGCTCTTAATGCCGATGAGTGAAGATCATGCAGTGCTACGTCAATCATTATTGCCTCACTTAATTGATGTCGTAAGCTATAATAATGCACGTCAAATGAAAGATGTCGCGTTCTATGAAATTGGAAATACATTCTTTAAACAAGAAGACTTATTACCTTCAGAAGAAGAACATGTTGCTGGGATTATTACTGGACTTGTCACACCAACGATGCATCAAGGGAAAAAGGAGCAAGTTGACTTTTTCCATGTGAAAGGGATAGTGGAGGCGTTAAGTGAAAGATTAGGTCTAGTGTTCCGATATGTTAGAAGTGATGAGCCGATGTTGCATCCTGGTCGCAGTGCAGATATCTATGTGAATGAAACGAAGATCGGCATCATTGGTCAATTGCACCCGACAGTAGAGAAAGCAAATGACTTAAAGGAAACGTATGTGTTTGAATTAGATTTAAAAGTCTTGCTTTCAATTCAGCAAGGTCAGATTATCTACAATATGATTCCGAAGTTCCCTGGAACTAGCCGTGATATCGCACTTGAAGTTGAACGTAAACAGGATACGGGCGAACTGATTGCAGAAATTCTTAAAGTGGATTCTAAGTACTTGAAGTCAGCTGAAGTATTCGACGTATACGAAGGTGAGCATATTGCACAGGATAAGAAATCGGTAGCGATTCGAATGGAATTCCTGAATCCGGAACAGACGCTGACAGATGAAGAGATTAAACCGATATACGATGCGGTTATTGAAAGATTAGAGTCAATTGGCGCTAAACTTAGAGGTTAA
- the pheS gene encoding phenylalanine--tRNA ligase subunit alpha: MELKERLQALKSEAVDKVSQITDKKALQDIKVSYIGKKGVITGLMKEMKSLPNEEKPMFGQLVNDAKQTVESAIAEVEVRIEAELVNKRLESETIDITLPGKKLSSGSSHPLDRIVEDIEDLFIGLGYEIVEGFEVESDHYNFEALNLPKSHPARDMQDSFYISEEVLMRTHTSPVQARTLESRKGEGPVKIICPGKVYRRDSDDATHSHQFTQIEGLVVDENIKMSDLKGTLEYFAKKMFGEDREIRLRPSFFPFTEPSVEVDISCFKCKGKGCNVCKGTGWIEILGAGMVHPNVLEMAGFDSNKYSGFAFGMGPDRIAMLKYGIEDIRHFYTNDLRFIRQFLRLEDGGEPNVSK; this comes from the coding sequence ATGGAACTTAAAGAAAGATTACAGGCGTTAAAGTCTGAGGCAGTAGACAAAGTAAGTCAGATTACAGATAAGAAAGCATTACAAGATATCAAAGTTTCTTACATCGGTAAAAAAGGTGTGATCACTGGTCTGATGAAAGAGATGAAATCTCTGCCAAACGAAGAGAAACCGATGTTTGGTCAGCTTGTTAATGATGCCAAACAAACCGTAGAAAGTGCAATTGCAGAAGTTGAAGTTCGTATTGAAGCGGAACTTGTGAACAAACGACTTGAAAGTGAAACAATAGATATTACTTTACCAGGTAAAAAGTTAAGTTCAGGGAGCAGTCATCCGCTCGACCGTATCGTTGAGGATATTGAAGATTTATTCATCGGTTTGGGCTATGAAATTGTAGAAGGATTCGAAGTAGAAAGCGATCATTATAACTTTGAAGCGTTAAATCTTCCAAAATCTCATCCTGCACGTGATATGCAGGATAGTTTCTACATTTCTGAAGAAGTATTAATGCGTACGCATACATCTCCTGTTCAAGCTCGTACGTTGGAATCACGTAAAGGTGAAGGACCTGTAAAAATTATTTGTCCAGGTAAAGTCTACCGTCGTGATTCTGATGATGCGACGCATTCACATCAGTTTACACAAATCGAAGGATTAGTTGTTGATGAGAATATTAAAATGAGCGACCTTAAAGGAACGCTTGAATACTTTGCGAAGAAGATGTTCGGTGAAGATCGTGAGATTCGTCTGCGTCCAAGTTTCTTCCCGTTTACTGAGCCTTCTGTAGAAGTGGATATTTCATGCTTCAAATGTAAAGGTAAAGGCTGCAACGTTTGTAAAGGGACAGGATGGATTGAAATTCTCGGTGCCGGTATGGTACATCCGAATGTTTTAGAGATGGCTGGTTTTGATTCTAATAAATATTCTGGATTCGCATTCGGTATGGGACCAGATCGTATTGCGATGTTAAAGTATGGTATTGAAGATATTCGTCATTTCTATACGAACGATCTAAGATTTATTCGTCAGTTTTTACGTTTAGAAGATGGAGGAGAACCGAATGTTAGTAAGTAA
- a CDS encoding LPXTG cell wall anchor domain-containing protein produces the protein MKNKKILTMVFATSFFIVPAQAFANTSETSKIDLIKPQIESSKSEIKENVNTITEEAKIKKEEIQTLRDDAAEVRDKVTEKTKIKKEEIQTLRDDSAKVRDTISTQLQEVKSSESAVNFNEVPKNSVTAPLDDTEKSSAEKQHINLNNISPEIDGKAISLSDKWLNRENIDTLLKLETLKYKQEISELEYKTKVLKILNETLSNYLNQTDRLHFNFDDLLAHDFNTDELTQKYQSRLNDLSSLKDAGQFTQHEYNGKVFDLLHDHLQEGNQKLATLNNKIGTNDIKDSLASGFVDNLSAPVKAEPMSMKSSTNTLPESGEAASKPLMVAAIVVLIVGALILYRSRKRK, from the coding sequence ATGAAAAATAAAAAAATTTTGACGATGGTATTTGCAACTTCCTTCTTTATCGTTCCTGCACAAGCATTTGCTAATACATCCGAAACTTCAAAAATCGATTTAATTAAGCCTCAAATCGAATCAAGCAAAAGCGAAATTAAGGAGAATGTTAATACAATAACTGAGGAAGCTAAAATAAAAAAAGAAGAGATCCAAACCTTAAGAGATGATGCAGCAGAAGTACGTGATAAAGTGACTGAGAAAACTAAAATAAAAAAAGAAGAGATTCAAACCTTAAGAGATGACTCAGCAAAAGTGCGTGATACAATTTCAACTCAACTTCAGGAAGTTAAATCATCAGAAAGTGCAGTAAACTTTAATGAAGTGCCTAAAAATAGTGTAACAGCACCTTTAGATGATACCGAAAAGAGCAGCGCCGAGAAACAACACATCAATCTAAATAATATTTCACCTGAAATAGACGGGAAAGCAATCTCTCTTTCTGATAAATGGCTGAATAGAGAAAATATCGATACACTATTAAAATTAGAAACTTTAAAGTATAAACAGGAAATCAGCGAGTTAGAATATAAAACCAAAGTACTTAAAATACTTAATGAGACACTAAGCAACTATCTGAATCAGACAGATCGCTTACATTTTAACTTTGACGACCTGCTGGCACATGATTTTAACACAGATGAGCTTACTCAGAAATATCAATCAAGATTAAATGATCTCTCATCTTTAAAAGATGCCGGCCAATTTACACAGCATGAATATAACGGAAAAGTTTTCGACCTCCTTCACGACCATCTTCAGGAAGGAAATCAAAAACTCGCCACACTCAATAATAAAATTGGAACTAATGATATTAAGGACTCGCTTGCTAGCGGATTTGTCGACAACTTATCAGCTCCTGTAAAAGCAGAACCTATGAGCATGAAATCAAGCACAAACACGCTACCTGAATCAGGTGAAGCAGCTAGCAAACCCTTGATGGTAGCTGCAATTGTTGTACTCATTGTTGGTGCATTGATACTATATCGTTCACGTAAAAGAAAATAA